cgcggttttgactgcgggacgcacgtgccgctgcccgtagcgcccgttgtgagggtggctggggttacgcagtcgtgggacgggacaccattagctccgcgtgcctggatttcggtaacggttccagtgatgaagaacagcaggaactgtcgggagacgatcaaagtcaaagtcaaagtcaaatgatttgttctaaataggtaattaataacgctttttgatggtcagatgttggatcggcagctgtctccccccccccgccccagccaccctcacaacgggcgctacgggcagcggcacgtgcgtcccgcagtcaaaaccgcggcgcgtgcgcgaacggactcccttgaaaaaggaccccgtatgggttcgaaactagtcgggctaacgtcgactacacacgtgagtacagccgggacagatattatttagtatAGAGACctaattcaaaaataatttcgagTTTGAGTGATAAAATGACTTTCGATGAACATTTCCATCAACTCAAAAAATCAACAAAACAAACTTGTTTTGATAATATTTCAAACTATACGAAAATATTGTTGAATCaccctttattataaataccaaaatccacgcggacgaagttgtgggcatcagctagttccataataattgAAATGAACCGAAACTAATAATACAAATAAGTTATAACTAtaacaaaacatttatttttacgttttcataaataataatataggtagtgtcTACAAAAAAATCTAGTTAGTTCCTTTctactttttcttcttcttgtcTTCGCCCTTTTTCTTAGCCACTTTGTACGGACCAAGTTGTTTGCGCACTAATAGACCCCGCCACCAAGCTTGAATGGTGATTGAAGAGTTCGTCATTTTCTGTACATATAAACGTGCCTTTTCACGTTCATCTTTGAAATTTATCCATGCCTTCATTGCAACATCATGTTTCTCTATCTAAAATGTTAAACTTACTTTATTAAAATGGAGCCAATTCAATTTTACGTAAAACATTCAGCTTTAAAatgggtagtaggtacctaccgtttCTTCTAAGTTTACTCGTTTATCCAGCATATTTTGATAGTCGTTTTtcttaaattgtatttttaaatctaattctTCCATATCCTTATCATATTTGTCCATCCACTGTTCTATTTTTTCTAGAGTttcctataataaaaaattacattttgtcCATAAAATAGGCAACTATCTatcattttgataaaaaaaactgccccagttcgagtcagactcgcgcacttagggttccgtgctcgggtaattttttcgtcattttgaacgataaatcaaaaactgttatgcataagaataaatgaaaatttgatttagaatgtacaagtaaagctttttttatatgataccacacttatGGTATATTTATCTTTCTTTGagaattgaaaatgctaattatttgttcatgaacacattttagttttttttgtgaagtaaccacaaattcacgattttcggattgtTTCTTTActgataacgaagtgatcccataagggttccttttgaggtacggaaccctataaaggaaaataatattgtaggttACGTTGATAGCTATAGTGCATAATAATTCCACTTCAGTGTGAACTCTTTGTTCGCTATAGGCTCTCTGTTTATGATAATCAATCACGCTTGTTGGCGTTGCTTCAACATCTTGAATTTTCTTTACGTGTTGTTCGGTGCGCGCAAGTTGCCAGTTTTCAACGTACCGGCTACGAATTTCTGCGTTGAGGCTAGTATCCTAAAAGCAGAAGTTAcatgaattatttttaattcaagatGAGAGATATTTCGCATCTTTCTTGCcaaaattaagtataataaatcattaatttttattatcataaCTGAATAAAAACTAACTTCAACTTTTGCCCTGAGTTCATCAATTATGGTATCAGTATCATAAATAACAGATTTGATATGATTTCGCTGTTGCCTCAATTGTTTTTTTAGTTCCCGACAGTTTCTACAAAAATTTAGAATTATAGACACTAAATATACCTATCACGAATAAattattctataataataaattataatatataagctaaatatataaaaggaaaaggtgactgacttactgactgactgactgactgatctgactgactgtctgatctatcaacgcacagctcaaagtactggatggatcgggttgaaatttggcatgcaggcagatagctattatgacgtaggcatccgctaagaaaggatttttgaaaattctcaatccctaaggggttgaaataggggtttggagtttgtgtagtccacgcggacgaagttgcgagcataagctagtatagtatattaagacgaataattttatataacttACACTCTTTTCTTAGATTCATCTTCAAAAAGCTCAATGCAGTATTTATCCCAATTCAAAACTTTGTCAACGGAAGCTTTTAACGCTTCGAAAGTTTTGCTTCTTACGAGACATATATATGTAGCCGTTAGTGCTAGCAATGGCCATTTTCTGTATAAAATGAATCAGTTAATAAAGGTAATCTacccaagtacctacctacttgattattccaataaataataaataaataaaaatcttttttactcaagtaaactttcacaagtgctttcgaatcgtcggatgcatctaccactggttcggaatatttttttaatgtattcttATCATTTAGATTGGCTTATATGGTATGAAATACGGTATTAGaaatatctaccctcatctgttatttaatcgtGATAGAGAACATATGGTAAATAATGCGTAGATTGAATATTGATAGATCGCGAATAGGTTGCTAATAAGTAACGTATGTTAAAGGGCCCCATATAAGGTACGATTGGTCGTTAGGATCGATCATTTACTTGTTCGAAACGGACCGATAAAGATGCGCaaagttattcaaggggcggaccaaaaaattcctaaaaggccgacaacgcatcggcggttcctctggtgctgcaaatgttcatgggcggcggtaatcacttaacatcaggtgatgtGAAGTGGcagacccgcctgcttgtttgctcgttatatctattaaaaaaaaaagttgcaaaTAGGTGTGTGCCCTATAAAATGGAAAATTAACTTATTTTTCTTACCATGAGGCGGTAACTTTGATTCGGcacagaagaaagaagaaaaccTAGAGAAGTGTGGGTTAAGAAATCGCTATTAAAGCGAAATCAGTATTCGCATGACAAAAATCGAATCGTTGATGGCAAAGAGCCATACATTGTCGATTCATCGTTACGATATTCATGATTGCATGGGTTTATCCGCCTTTTTGTTGCAATTTTCGATATCTTCTTCGATTAAGTAAATCACTATCGATCTTGACATACTCGATTCCTCGTCTCGATCGGTCTGAAACGACGGATCGTAAGAATCAATCGTACCGTAGGTATATGGGGCCGGCCTTTAGGAATGTTatggtagtaggtactaaccTATCACTATCAAGTTTCTTTAATTTGTACTCGTTACAGTGGAGCTTATGATGATCAATTTCATCCAGTTCATCTTTCAATTCAGGCTGTGACACACCATACTTTAGCGCCAAAAGCAAACCAATGTCAGTCAATGTCTTGATTATGCGCAATTCATTATTACATTCAGCTGTAGGAACGTGAAAAATGTATAAACTtattcagactagcttatgctcgcgacttcgtccgcgtggactacacaaattttaaacccctgtttcacctccttaggggttgaattttcaaaaatcttttcttagcggatgcctacgtcataatagctatctgcatgccaaatttcagcccaatccgtccagtagtttgagctatgatatttaattaattaaaacgcacataactccgaaaattcagaggtgcgtgcccgggatcgaaccccggacctccaattagaatgcggacgtcctaaccactaggctatcatagctttttcaaactagataagtaggtacactaaataactacataagtaggtatatctgaaATATTTTACCCAAAATGTGAATTTCTACGATAGTATCTTCTAATACCGTGGCAAATAACGAAGCATGTAGAAACGATAAATTACTGTGGATAAAACAGAATTTACATAGTTACCTACTTTGGTACTTTTTAATACTTGATTAAAAACTTATTTGGAACAtccgatataaatgacaagaaatgcccaagcgaacaaaagttttcacggttttggaaacaaataaatcagcgccacctcttagatacctactaatgaacgacccgtttgaaatccagacgtcactgaggttgtattggtgctaaagcaccactgagtccaGAGAGCATACGAAGTaatgtataagtcaatggtttggAATAAATAgttgcacaatcagttaattatttacttagtaggtacaaccTTTCTACATATCCAATGTCTTTTAAAACATCTTCTTGCTCCACTGGCCGTGTAGAAACAATTGTGATCATGTCTTGTTTTGGTTCGAAAGTATCCtataaagttaattttattagaataaacaaataaaaataaacggaCAGACACGTAGATAGTTGTTAGATACGTTGTCAGTTGTTAcgatcataatatacctattaggtacagacagtgtgacaaggctcttttggcacgtggcgaaaatcagaactaacgttgcagtcaagtgtcccttttgttcttgtttgaatagtctgcTTTTGTCCtacaacagcgcccccctgtcaatgccattcaagtgccaaaagagccttgtagTAGGTACTGTATACGGCGTGATGGTAAGGCAGAACACACAAACCACATTAGAGTAGAAAAGATAGCACTTAGAATGGGAGCCGTAAAATATTCTATGTCACTTACCTATCTACCCTACTTTTTTTGCACGAGTAGAAGAGATAGATAGCGTGACCCATCATTTATAGTGCCGTAGTTTTATAGGTGCCTCAGTATTATCACGTTTCGCTATCCGCTGTATCGTGATCTACGATACCAGGCTCACGATACTGTATTGATAGTGTGATACCCGCCATAgatctacgtacctacctatgtaacgtCCTACCTatatctaggtacttaggtacttcttTTTGCATACATAACTCAAATCATTGGTTATGGTAACAAAAAATTTGTAAAACTCAAAAATCTCCCAAATAAgcaaaactaaaattattttaacgtATGTACCTACCAGGTTTTGTTCACGTTGTAGTTCTCTATACACGGAACCAGTTCCACAGGCGCCTGTTACTCGGCTTACAAGTTGTAAGCGCgacatattaagtataataaaataaaatcagcgaATAAACTTGATAAACACGTGATCCACgtgataaataaacatttttcaggCACTGTTCAATCAATTGTCAAGTCAGTgtttaaatcgtacttttagtAGTTCAATGCtcttgacatgaaatttgacaaaaaagttaaaatagcgcgtgaggagtttacgcatggattttatttttatttaaaaaaaaatgttattcggAAGCATACACTaaataaaaaagctaaactaaagtactgtgtaaccgcgactgagatagcgatagcccgacgtaacgatgaataacacgacaattattaccattgtttagtagtcaatatttgtattaacctaTCAACtacatttgtattaaacgttttttatgttaaaacaagtaaataactaatgagaaatacaatgatgccacgaattttcagtttgttttgcaactaaagttgtattccttgaaaaaaatcggtgacAGTGATACGATAAGGGtctaaaaataggttagctgcgtctctgtttatcacattagtaactttatctgtgttctctttttagtgtgaatgagaaagcaaacgttcctttgtctagattttttactccgtctactTTCGGAAGGAAAAGATTCTTTACAAAAAGTTTTATATACAATACACACATGATACCGAAATTTTGCGTTATTGTTTACGAGATATATTAAAAACACCAAAAGGGATGCTTTTTCATCCCTATCTTCAATTTCCACCCTCTAATTTAATAGTACTCCGCATTTTTGTCTCTTTTTATAACCCAACGATTATTGCAATAAAAACCCGTAAACGTCTTAGCTCCTTCTGGACATAATTAAGGTAACTAAGGTCTAAGTACACAAAAATGAAACATCGAGTTGTctttaaaatcatattttattaaaccaaaagataaaaatagtcaatagaataaattaaaatcaaaatagtaaataaaaaccttaattaTCTACCCATATTTAAAAAGTTCTAAATTTGAAATACATAAATGTCGCATATAGAGAATAATTAAGTATAGTTGgtagacaggtcgagatggcaatcagggtggggccTTATAGCTAATTTATTTCTTCTTGGATTTTTCACCAGTTTTGGATGCACCTCCTTTCTTCTTAACTGGTTTGTACGGGCCTAACTGGTTCCTCACAAGCAAACCTCGCCACCAAGCTTGTATTATGATTGCAGAATTGTGCATTTTCTCGCAATGCTTACGTGCTGCCTCTCGCTCATTTTTGAATTCAACCCAACTCTTTATCGATTCTGCATGTTCTTTTATCTGAAAATTGAATAGTTAGcttaatatacagggtgtaaccagaacgctagcaaaaacttatatactcattttgaagttttagtgatttagtatttttcaaactcgcaatgtatagcgtgcaaatctCTGGTCAATGCCCGCCCGGGCtcgactccgagtggcctagttatgcaaagttttatatatatttatatttatatttatttattttattaaagaagaatattaacagtttacaataagtttggtgcattcataaactttaaataacgttcgttgacctctagcgtcagtcagatcatgttttatttgcaataggtaggtacctatatcgtGAACATTTACAATatgtaggattttttatttattttttcgcgttcgTTTTTGTGGTCACCTATTATCGTTTTTGTGGTCACCTGTTATCCTtgtagtaagcgacaggtccagatggtaatcggggtgggggatacccgcacagcccccccccccccccccccccccggaaCCGGCATCCTGCTGGCTATCGCCTTGGAGTAAGTAgtacttactttttaaatttctcaaaactgtacctaccacagaagatataatagtgtACTTGCCAAGCAAGGTTTTCTACATTAAGGCCCAGTTTCCACTTATGCAGAGCGGAGATGAACAATCAGATtactaaacagaaaaaaaaaccgacttcaatacctagccataaacactaaaaattaataaataatttaatttattaccgaatatattatgtatacaagagtgaATATCGTTCCATGACAATACTTTTTGCTGCCGGtgccttcatatttttatgagactccacaaagGCACCtgattggcaccgaccccaaaaaatattatcacggaactatattaactcttgtatacataatatattcggtaataaattaaattattttttggtttttagtgtttgtggctaggtattgaagtcggtttttattttttttgtaaaaaaaatttatttcacaatttttagtgaccccatggtattaaaatatgctatgcctggttaaaaatctactgtttactaagctattacactgatcgcgagcaatttactcttatccgttgaggagttccattatctatcttcgaagatgttcatcagatcttcaccaaatttatatgggaccaactttgaagtataccctttcaaacaaaaaaagaattttcaaaatcggtccaggcgtcttcgagtaatcggggaacatacataaaaaataaaaagatttcgacgaattattgagaacctcctcctttttttgaagtcggttaaaaagatgacttacttacttaatactttttccacgtcacctaggtacctatttagaatCTGATTGGCTGGTGTATAAGTAGTTAAACTTTTAGAAAAATTGAGAAATTTACCGTTTCCTCTAGGCGCTGATTCTTGTTTTGGAGGCTCTCGTAATCATTCGCTATTACTTGTAACCTCAAATCAATACTTTCCATATCTGTCTCATATTTCGCCATCCAACTTTCTACCTTTCCGAGAGTTTCCTGCAAAAAACCtttctacagtgcgacaaggctctcttggcacttgaatgacattgacaaaggggacacttgacggcaacttAGGTAGTTCCGACGtggttccgattttcgccactcgccaagatagccttgtcgcactgtaactgtcgaaatattataatttattatgcaagtacctacctatagaatcGCTCATCAGAACACAGGTTATGAGGTAGGTACAACGTGCGGGCGGAGTGGAGATTGCGACagaaaatgttaattttaaaattaagtagacGTATCGATTTAAAAAAGAGGCTCGTTTTTTCTCATTTTACttattcttttttagggttccgtacctcaaaaggaaaaacggaacccttataggatcactttgttgtctgtctgtctgtctggccggTTTTCTAATAGTTAGGAAGGGAATTACTTATTATCTAGATTGCTTTAGACGTAGACTGCAGCGAATTTGGTTGTAGCTTACATTTATATTGATGGTAGTAAGAAGTTCAATTTCAGCGTGGACGCGTTGCTCCAGCTCAACTCTACGCTTCAGCTCCAGGATGGCCTGCGTTGGCACTTTCTCCTTGTCGTATAGGATCTGCAGGTTCTGTTCGGTGCGCGATCGTTGCCAGCCTTCGGCGTAGCGCTCGCGGGTCCAAGTTTTCAACTCCACATCCTTCGAGGTATTGAGACCATtatttttaggtaagtaggtaactatacgAAACCTAACCTAaactatataataaaaataaaaattgagtcaagtgcgagtcggactcgcacacgaagggtttcgatCATCgcaataacactttttaatttttttaaaccgcaccgggttagcgcgggggctgtgcggatgtgtggGGCGTCTCCATCTCGATAGCCATCTCGAACTGTTGCGTACTATTGGCACTCGTGTGCTATTGGTAGCTCGTTTGCGCTTGTGTCCGTTTCATAGGCCCTAATGGAGGGCAGCCTAGTGGACGCAATTAAATAACTGTATGTTTAGCTATAACACGACTTGACACGAATAAAAACAGAAAATGCATACTTTCAGAATTCAGaaactgagtaggtacctagagtaATTATACTCACTTCTAACTTCGCCCGAAGGGTCTCGATTTCACTATTGGAGTCGTAGGTGACGGATTTAACGTGATTTCTTAGCTGGCGAAGCTGCCTGGTTGCTTCTCGGCGCAGccttcaaattaattatttatttatttagaaatatttattgcacacacttaaatatataatatctttACCAAAGTAAAATAAGACCACCTCTCAAGTATgacctaccaaacaaaaaaaaaaaacaaaaaagaacagttcatatttggcggagaaatcgcataacaaacatacaaaggAAACATACAGTcgattgagaacctccttctttttttgaagtcggttaaaatttgCTTTGCCTGGTTAAAAGCCTACAGTTTACacagctattacactgatcgcgagcaatttactcttatccattgaggagttctgttctccatctccgaagatattcatcagatcttcaccaaattgaaatgggaccacctctgaagtatgtcctacaaaacaaaaaaaaaaacatcacaaTCGGTTCTTAATTAACGGAGTCGAATTGAGAATTTCCTTGTTTtgttgaagtcagttaaaaattaaaaatggataGAGTACGTGAGCACGTGGCACCGTGGGCAGTGGATCATTACTCATTATTAAAGATAGATAGGTAAATTAGATTGGTTAATCTTTCTCACGTTTTGTTTTTTTGATCTTCCTCAGCGAGTTTATATTGACGCTCGTATTTTTGAAGGATGCCATTCACCGTATCAGCCAAATACTGGAAGTCTCTTTCTATGCATAGGTTTTGATAAGTCTTGGTTAGAACTCGTAATATAAAATCTCTGCAACATAGATTAAGAAATTAGCTtgaatgaaaatactaattattagttcataaccacaatttacttttttagggttccgtacctcaaaagtaaaaacggaacccttgtaggatcactttgttgtctgtctgtctgtcggtctgtcaagaaacctacagggtacttcccgttgacctagaatcatgaaatttggcaggtaggtagatcttatagctgacatttggggaaaaatctgaaaaccgtgaatttgtggttacatcagtcAGCACTGGCTATAGCTTCGTTTAAACATGCTTTATCCCTACCTGTCTGCCTGAAGTTTGTCTAACTTGTACTTCATGCAGTTAAGGTTCTTTGGGTCTATTTCGTCCAGTGTGTCTCCACTCGATTTCCTCTCGACCCCATATTTGTCAGCGAGTAGCACCATCATTTCTGACATCGTCTTGTTTAATCGAAGTTGAATGTTGCATGcatctaaaaaatattatatactagatgatgcccagaTACAGAtgccagaatcatcaacgccaacgtagtcggccgaggcgacgttgacGTGAAGAATTAGATaactttacagttacgtggcctgaagaggcacgaaataggaaattgtggaaggatcggagggcggccattgcccagacgtgggacagcacaggctgatttagattagatgatgcccgcgacttcgttcgcgtggatttaggtttttaaaaatcccgtgggaactctttgatttttcgggataaaaagtagctttgtccttccccgggatgcaagctatatctgtaccaaatttcgtcaaaatcggttgaacggatgggccgtgaaaggctagcagacagacacagacagacacactttcgcatttataatattaagtatggatcaGTATGAATCTACGAGTCGTAAAAATCGCTAATTTAAGTATATGCATATTATGTTGGtacccacggaacagaaaaaacagtggaagtgctaagtaggcgtggcacgcgtgccacaattaagcgtagttacgtaaaactgatcccagtcgcgttctaacatcgcgtggagttggtagtctcgcgacaaattcatattgccctagcaatgttactgttccgttttggagtgtaaaaatgatagtaggagaaaaaatcttaaaaatggaggtgtttcgtatcatcggtaagtacgattttcattgttttctataaaatcttaatttatttcaatttactaatatttaatagaacggttagtcaaaatcaaccttaaacaattaagataaagtttattttggattgattctattccgaaagtacttcgctccgtgttcgctactcaaatagtgatgtggccaagtagaatattgaatttatcgattgatatcgatacaaggatataaataaatagtaacgcaataattataatttattaatgattcGCCGTtctgattaaataataaataaataataataataataataataataataataatgagtgagacgttgcattgatcactaaatagacatcagtagttcctctaaccttcatttaaaatatttttaggtttcccaaagatgcaagcatcaaagagaaatggatagatgcaacgggtagagttaattggatgccaatcaagaaatcaagcatgataatatgctctgaacatttttttagaagtcgattttataatatcaaataaaggatatagatatacgaaacctactgcgcttctatcaatgaaaatcgttaagtcttttaatcaaataaccttgttttattttattactttcagtaagtattgaaaatacttgatattataatacaaaacaacacacctcttagttatatttttgtatgaagattgactgactaaatatcaaatttaattcataaacacactaattaatttttctcctattcatttttatataggtactagatgatgcccgcgacttcgtccgcgtggatttaggtttttaaaaatcctgtgggaacttttcaacttcctatgtcctttcccgggatgcaagctatctctgtaccaaatttcatcaaaaacggttgatcggttgagccgtgaaaagctagcagacagacagacagacagacacactttcgcatttataatattagtacggatttattctcaaaatttaattttggtttcagccacaaaatgataaatgtggtcactccaggttcttcaaaaagacaaagtgattcggagattcctgcgtctaatcacgttaccgatttgatgaaggcaatagtcgaaaaatatatacataaatgttcgcatacaccatttattaaaattaaaaataaga
This genomic stretch from Maniola hyperantus chromosome 18, iAphHyp1.2, whole genome shotgun sequence harbors:
- the LOC117990839 gene encoding dynein regulatory complex protein 9-like, which gives rise to MSEMMVLLADKYGVERKSSGDTLDEIDPKNLNCMKYKLDKLQADRDFILRVLTKTYQNLCIERDFQYLADTVNGILQKYERQYKLAEEDQKNKTLRREATRQLRQLRNHVKSVTYDSNSEIETLRAKLEDVELKTWTRERYAEGWQRSRTEQNLQILYDKEKVPTQAILELKRRVELEQRVHAEIELLTTININETLGKVESWMAKYETDMESIDLRLQVIANDYESLQNKNQRLEETIKEHAESIKSWVEFKNEREAARKHCEKMHNSAIIIQAWWRGLLVRNQLGPYKPVKKKGGASKTGEKSKKK
- the LOC117990838 gene encoding dynein regulatory complex protein 9-like, whose translation is FIHSNLSFLHASLFATVLEDTIVEIHILAECNNELRIIKTLTDIGLLLALKYGVSQPELKDELDEIDHHKLHCNEYKLKKLDSDRKWPLLALTATYICLVRSKTFEALKASVDKVLNWDKYCIELFEDESKKRVNCRELKKQLRQQRNHIKSVIYDTDTIIDELRAKVEDTSLNAEIRSRYVENWQLARTEQHVKKIQDVEATPTSVIDYHKQRAYSEQRVHTEVELLCTIAINETLEKIEQWMDKYDKDMEELDLKIQFKKNDYQNMLDKRVNLEETIEKHDVAMKAWINFKDEREKARLYVQKMTNSSITIQAWWRGLLVRKQLGPYKVAKKKGEDKKKKK